The DNA sequence CGCGGCAGTACGCGGCGCACCCCGCCTCGACCCGGCCGACATCCTCGATCACATCCTCCGCAGCGACGTGGGACCCCGGCCGCGGCGTGATGACGTCGCCCTGCTCTGTCTCACCCGAGAACCGCTCGACAGTTGAAGACCGACACGCTCACGCTGGGCCCGCTCGTCGTACCTCCTCCGCTCTCCGGACGACGACCGGATGTTGTGCGTGACCGGCGGCCCAGGCGCTGCCGCCGGACGCCGGCAGGTGTGCCTGGGCGTACCGCATCGGCGACGTGTAGCTTCCGATCATGGGCATCGGCGGTACGGACGACGTGGGTGCCGGGTTGAACACCGCTCACGGCGCCGGTGACGTGACGTTGTTGTCGGAAGAGATCACCGCCGCCCGGGTGACGGTGCTGCGTCACGCGGTCGCCGCGGCAGCCCGTTCGGCGGGTCTGGTGGGCGACGGGCTGGAGGACTTCGTGTTGGCGGTACACGAGTTGGTCACCAACGTGGTGCGCCATGGCGGGGGCAGTGGCGAGGTGCGTCTGTGGCAGCGCCACGACCTCCTGACCTGCGAGGTCAGCGACGACGGGCCGGGGTTGGGTGAGATGACCGTGGCCCTGCCGTCACCGGGGGAGGTCGGCCACCGGGGACTGTGGCTGGCACAGCAGCTCACCGAGGGGCTGATGATCGACAACTCCGGTCAGGGAACGATTGCCTCGGTGACAGCGCAGCTACGTCCCCGATTGACCGGGCACGAGGAAGGGTGACAGTGGCCGCGGAGCATCCCTGGCACTGGCGGGTCGACGTCGGCGCCGATCGTCGCGTCCTGACGCTGACCGGTGAGATCGACATCTCGGGCGCCGACCGGCTCGACGAGCTGCTGCACGAGACCATCGACCAGGCCGGGATGGTGATGGTGGATGTGGCGGGGTTGACCTTCATCGACTCGACCGTGCTCAGCATCCTGATCGGCGCGCACCACCACGCCGCCGATCGGGGAGTGGATCTCGCTCTGGTCAACGCGGCTGGGCAGGTCCGCCGGGTCCTCGACATGACCGGCATCATGAAGCTGTTCGGCCGGGCGGCAGACCTGCCGTCCACCGCGATCTGAACGCGAGGGCTGAGGTGTCACCCGCGAGGCTGCCGGCGCGACACGGGAGCCGGGGAATAGTCAGCCGCGACCTGTCGTGGGCGCACAGAAGCGGACCATGAGCACGGTGGCGTCGTCCTGGAGCCGGTCATCCTGGTAGGCGAGGATCGCGTGGACGAGACGCCGGGCGGTCTCTGGCAGCGGCAGCCCGTCAGCCAGGGCGCGGACGGCGAAGTCGACCAGCCGCTCGGTGCCGAACCGTTCCCCGTCGGCGGAACGGGCCTCGGTGATGCCGTCGGTGTAGAAGAGCACGTCGTCGCCGGGTTCGAGGGCTTCCTCGACCACCAACGGGGGGTGCCGGTCGCCGAGGGCCACGGGCAGGGCGGTGGGCGTGGGTAGGACGGTGGCGACCCGGCCGCGTCGGAGCACCAGCCCGCCCGGGTGTCCGGCGGAGATGACCCGCAGCCGGCCGGTGCGCTGGTCGAGCTCGGCCAGTACCCCGGTGATCAGCCCGCGCCGGTCGTGGTCACGTACCGCGGTGTCGATGTGGTGGTAGGTCTTGACCAGGTCGAGACCGCCCCGACGTGCGTTGCGGTACGCGGCCAGGGCCAGGCTGGCGAGCATCACGGCGCGCATCCCACCACTGGAGCCGTGCCCGACGGCGTCGAACAGGGCGAGGTGGGCGGTGTCGCCGTTGACCGCGTAGTCGAAGGCGTCGCCACCCACGTCGTAGCAGGGCTCCAGAATCCCGCTGATGATCAGGTTGCCGGTGGAAAAGGTGAGCGGTGGCAGCTGGGCGCGCAGCATTTCGGCTGGCAGGCGCATCGGCGCCTGGCGGCGGACCTGCTCGATCGTGTCGCTGTAGTGCGACCGTGTGATCACCAGCTCGGCGAGCAGGGAAGCGACCGCTTCGAACGCGACCACGGCGGAGTCAGGCACGACGGCTGCGGCGGTCACCTCCGCGACGCCCACGCGCTCCAGACCGTTGAGCAGCGGCAGCCACAACCGTGCGCCGCCGTCGACGGGTCCGCCGAAGGACTGCAGCATGCTGAACGCCCGGCCGGCCAGGCTGCCCTCGACTGTCAGAGCGTCCCGGTGCGGTGCGTCCGGGCCGGGCAGGGGAAGCAGTTGACGCTGCTCGTGGTCGACCACGTAGAGGATCATGTCGTCGGCGCCGAGCTGTTGGGCGGCCCGCCGTGCCATCCCCGGCAGGTCCTCGGACCGGGCGTGGTGCGCCTGCCGCAGCAAGTCTCCCAGCGCGTCCCGCTCGCCCATGCCCACGACCTTCGCCTCCGCCCACGCGGGGCTGCCTGACCGGTCAGAGTACGCGGGCGTTCCACCGCGTGGGCTGCTGCCGCCGCCTTGACCCGCAGAAGCGCCGTCAGCGAGACAGCCGCGCACCTCGACGACATCTGTCGGGAGAGCCAGCGCTGGATCCGCCCGGCCCAACGGGCGCTCCTGGCCGCCGCGCGATCCGGTGTGCGGGTTTCTGGGCGAGCCGTCCCGTTCCGCGACGCGCGGCGTCGAACAGGAGTAGCTTCCCGGCGGTCTGCCCGAGCGCCAGTGCGAGGACGGCGACCAGGGCGTGGCTGCCACGGTGTCCGGCGACGAAGTAGTTGGGGCTGAGCACGGGCCAGCACAGGAACGCCAGCGACAGCATCGTGTCCAGCACGACGACGCCCGTGCCCATGACCCTTCGCATGACATACGCGATCCTGAACAGCACCCGCGATGCCGACCCGCTCCGCGCCGCTCCCCGGGTCGGAACGACGATCGTCCGGCCCGGCGTGCGCCTGCCGGGCCGGACGAGCCGTCAACGCACCGAGAACCACAGGTCCTGCGGGCGGTGGTCGGAGAGCCGCTCGGCGGAGACCAGTCGGTAGCGGTGCACGTCGACCGCACCTCGGGTGAACGTCCAGTCGATCCGCCAGAACGGCAGGGGCAGGCCGGCGAGCGGGCTGTCCCAACTGAAGTTCATCGGCGCGTCGAAGCGCCAACTCAGGGGCAGCACCTGGGTGCCCTCGTCGGACGCGTCGCGGGTGACGGCACGCAGCCCGTCGAGTGTGCCCATCGCCGAGGTGGCGTTGAAGTCGCCGGAGACTATCGACGGGTTCGGGTTGCGCCGCACATCCTCGGTGACGGCCGCGACCTCCTCCTGCCGCCAGGTGAACTTGCGCCGGTAGTACCCGTCGAGGTCGACCTGCGGGTGCAGGAAGTCGAGGTCGATCGCGGTCGGCACGGTGACGTGCACGTTGTAGACCGAGACCGTCCGCTCGCCGACACGCAGGTCGGTCCGGAGCACCTTGTCCCGCGCGAAGACCTCGGCGAAGGGGGTGCCGGCGGGCAGCCGGGCGGCCGGTCCGAACAGCGGCTTCGCCACGATCGGAAACCGGGAGATCGTGACCAACTCGCTGCTGCGCGCGATGTGGTAGCCGGGGAATTCGGCGCGTAGCTTCTCGTCGTCGTCCACCGGGAGGTAGCCGGCCTCGGCGCTGCCCGGCAGCCAGACCACATGCTCCTGTAGCAGGTAGACGTCGGCGTTCTGTCGACGGAGGAAGGCGAACTGCGCCTCGGGGTCGCGGTTGCTCATCCCCCAGTAGTTCGTGTTCCAGGTGAAGAGGTGGACCGCGCCAACCGGCACCGGTCGCGCGTCGCGCAGCAGCGCGGCCGGATAGACGCCGAGCTGGTCGACACCGGGGAGCAGGCCCGCCACGGCGAGCGCCACGGCCCAGTGCCGGCGACGACCGCAGGCCGCCGCCGCAGCGGCAGCCAGCAGCAGTGGTGCCAGCACCAGCAGCACCGGCGGGGCCGAGTCCAGCAGGATCGACCAGTGCCACCGCCCGGTCGCCACCCGACGGGTCACCGTGAAGGCCAGGAAGAGCGCGCCGACGCCGACGACGCCCCAGCCGTAGCCGAGGCGCAGCGCGCGGGCGACCCGTCGACCGCGTGACGCCGGTGCCGGGGGCGCCCCGACAACCTCGGCTTCGCGTGTGGTGGTCATGGGGCGACCTCCTGGTAGAGGCTGCGGAAGCGAGGGCGTAGCAGCCATTCGATCAACCCGGTGGCGAGACCGGCGACGACTGCGGTGTTCATCAGCAGATGCGCGGCCGTGAAGAACACGACGAAGCCCCAGCCGCGCTCGCGTCGCACGAAGACGTACTGGCCCAGATCGCTTCCGACGAAGCCGCCGAGGAGGACGACCGTCAGCAGGGCGAGCGGGGGAAACAGGACCGCGGCCGGCACGCTCAGCAACGTCGCCGCCGCCAGGACCGCCGCGGCGGCCCGGCCGCCCGTCTCCATGCCCTGCATGGCACGGCCGCGCCGCAGGTAGAACGGCACCCGCAACCGGCTGCGCCGGAACGCCTTGCGCAGGATGGGCGCCATCCGACTCTCGTCGGACAACCGGCCGCGGACCTTCGAGGTCAACAGCATCGGGTACGACCGCGACAGCCGCTCCGCGTGGTCGATCTCCTCGGTCTGCCGCAGCGCGGGGTTGAACCAGCCGGCTCGGTCGAACGCCTCGCGGGTGACCGCGCCGAGGGCGTAGAACCCGCCGCTGACCAGCCCTTCCGCGCTCTTTCGCCAGTAGTGGTACTGGAGGATGCGGTACTGCCCGACGAGCCCTTCGGCGAACAGCGGCTCCTTGTCGGGCACGCCGAAGACCGCGCCGTAGCCCTCCTCGCCGCGCAGCAGTCGGACCGCGTTGCGGATGGCATCCGGATGCATGGTCACGTCCGCGTCGAGAAAGAAGATGATCTCACCCGTGGCGTGCCGTACGCCGAGGTTGCGGGACGCGCCGGGACCGCCGTTGGCGTCCGCGCTGACCAGCAGGCACGGCTGCCGGGCGGCGAGGGCGGCGCTGGCGTCGGTGCTGGCGTCGTCGACCACGATGACCTCGTGTGCCGGCATCGACTGGGCGTGCACCGAGGCCAGGCAGAGTTCGATGGTGCGGCTGTCGTTGTACATCGGGACGACGACCGACACCGTGACGCGGTCGTCGGCAAGCGTCTCAGCCATACAGGCTTCCCCCTTCGAGGACGAGCAGCCAGAGCCCGGCGTTGGCGAGCATCACGCCGTCACGCAGCAGCACCCGGACGGGGCTGCCGCCGCCGGCGTGCACCAGGACGATCTGGAGGTAGCGGAACAGCGCGAACAGCGCGAACGGAGCGGTGAGCAGCGCGGTGCGGCTGACCGCCGACGCGTGGAGCTGGTAGGTGATGAGCGCGCTGGCCGCGGTGAGCCCGAGCAACTGGTCGAGCAGGTGTTCGGTGTAGCCGACCAGGGCCGGTCGGTGGACGGCGCCGGCGACCCGCAGTTCGTGACGCCGTTTACCCAAGATCAGTAGCAGGCAGACCGACAGCACGCAGAGCGTGAGCCAGCCCGACGGCGGCGCGTCGACCGCGGTGTAGCCCTGCACGAGGCGCAGCACGAACCCGACCGCGACCGCGAACAGGTCCAGCAGCGGCACGTGCTTGAGAAAGAAGCTGTAGGCGACGTTGACGACCAGGTAGGTCAGCAGCGGCCACCACGACCGGACGTCCGTCGCGACCAGCAGGACCAGCCCGGCGAGCAGGAGCGCGGCGAGCGCGCCCGCCTGCCAGGGCGTAACCCGCCCGGAGGCGATCGGGCGCAGCCGCTTGCGGTCGTGGGCCCGGTCGCGTTCGCGGTCGGCGATGTCGTTGAGGACGTACACCAGGGCCGACGCGAGCGTGAAGCCGAGCACCGCCGCGGCGACCGTGCGCAGGTGTGGCCAGCTCCACAGGTCGGCGTCGAGCAGGGGGAGCACCGCCACGAGGTTCTTGGGCCACTGGCCGGGCCGCAGGAGCTGGACGAAACCGCCGAGCGGCCTAGAAGAAGATCTTGGCGGCGGCGAGGACGCCCTGCTTCCAGGGATCGCGGCTGGTGCGTCCGGTGGTGGGTCCGTTCTGGTGGGCAGCATCGTGCGACTCCTTGCGCTCCGGCCGGTCGCCGAGGCGGCGCTGCTCGCGCCACCAGGCGTACGTGTCGAGGATGGCGTCCTGGTTGGACTGCCGGGGTTGGAAGCCGAGCCGGTCGCGCGCCTTGTCGATGCTCACGTACGAGTCGGCGGTGAGCTTGCTCAGCAGCCGGCCGTAGACCGGAGACAGGCGCACGCGTTCCAGCGTGCGCAGCGCGGCGAGCGCGGGACGTCCGGGCAGCGGGACGACGCGCCGGCCGTGACCGGCCGCGTCGAGCACCGCCTGAAAGTCCTCCCGCAGCGTGCCGAACTCGGCGGCGGCGATGTTGTAGGTGTCGTTGGCGACCTCGGACGGCGCGTCGAGCACCGCTCGGACCGCCGCGACCAGGTCAGCCAGGGCGAGCATCTGGATGCGTACGTCACCACGGCCCAGCACCGGGAAGTGCCGGCCCTCCTCGGCCCACTCGAACAGCATGGCGAACAGGCCCATCCGGCCCGGACCGAGGAACGTCTTGGGCCGCAGGATCGGCAGGCATGCCCCGGCGGCGCGCAGCTCGTCGGCGATCTCCTCAGCCGCCGCCTTCGCCGCGCTGTACGTGTCGACCGGCTCGCGGGGATGTTCCTCGGTGGTCGGCACGATCCGCGGCAGTCCGTAGACGGCCGTCGAGGAGATGTGCACGACGCGCGGCACACCCGCCCGCACCGCGGTGCCGAGCACCGTGCTCGTGCCGTCCACCACGATGGACCTGATCTGCGCCGCCGGATAGCTCGGCAGTGCCGAGGCGCAGTGCACGAGGGCGTCCGCCCCCGCCAGTGCCCGACGCATCAGGGTCGTGTCGCGCACGTCACCGACGAAGGCGATGTCGGGACCCGGGCGTAGGTCCACGGCACGTACCAGGTCGCCGTCGGCGCGCAGCCGGCGGGCCAGATGCGAGCCGAGCATGCCGGCGGCTCCGGTGACCACGACGGTTCGGGTCACCACAGGGAACTCACCTTTTCCTTGACGAAGCGGACGGTCAGCCGGCCGAGTCCCTGGTGCAGGGTCTGGTCGAGGGCGTCGATCGCGCGTTCGACGTCCGCCGGGTCGGTCACCAGGCTCGGGGCGAGCACGAGCGGGTTGCGACCGTTGAGCGTGTAGTACGAGTAGATGTCGTGGTCCTGGTAGAGCGCATTGACGACGGCGCAGGTAACGACCTTGGTCTTGAACTGCGGGTCGCGGGCCATGCCGACCGGGGCCACCTTGGCGAGCAGGTCCAGCAGTCGAGGGCCCCCGTCGAGGAAGACGCCCCACAGCGCGCCGGCGCCGGTCACCTCGCTGATCGCGTCCGGATGTTGCTTGGCGAGCCGCCGCAGCCCGGGGGCGAGGACCGCCTCCAGGTGGCGGGCCCGCGCCGGGTAGTCGTCCTCGACGGCGATGTTGATCGCTTCCAGGGCGGTGGCGCACTCCTCGCCGAAGCCGTAGTAGGTGGTGCTGGTGCTCTGGAGCAGCGCGTCGTTCAGGTTGTCGTAGGCCCGGCGGTAGATGGGCTCACGCGCCACGAACGCGGAGATGGACGACTTGCCGCCGCCGAACGACTTGGACGTGGTGAGGACGTCGGGGATCAGGTCCGGGTAGCGCATGAAGTGGAAGAGTGTGCCGGTCTTGCCCCAGCCGGTGTAGATCTCGTCGAAGATGAGCACGATCTGGTGCCGGGTGCACAGCTCGCGCAGGCCGCGCAGGAACTCCTCGGAACAGCTCCGCAGCGTGGAGGCGCTGAACGGCTCGATGAGGATCGCGTACACGTCGTCGGGGTGTCGCCGCACCGCGGCGCGCACCGAGTCGAGGTCGCCGTACCGGAAGGTGTCGATGCCGGGGATGGTGGGGAACGGAAAGTGGCTCTGCCCGGTCAGGCCGCCGGAGCCGAGCAGCTTGCCGTGAAAGCTGCTGTCGGCCCGCAGCACCGTGCCGCGCCGGCCCCGGTGGTACTTGTAGGCGAGCTTCACCGCGCCCTCGACCGCCTCGGCGCCCGAGTTGGGCAGGAAGGACATGTTCAGGTCGCCGGGGAGCACTTCGGCGAGGTTGTGGGACAACGCCGCGAGGTAGGGCGAGAAGTACGTCTTGTGCACCTCCATGCTGCGCCGCTCGGCGAAGCGGCGACGTACGTCGAGGATGCGCGGATGGTTGTGCCCGTGGTTGAGCACGCCCACCCCGCCGGTCAGGTCGAGGATCTTTCGGCCGTCGCGCTGCCAGAGATAGGCCCCCTCGGCGCGTTCGACGAGTTCGCGACCGAACCCGAAGGAGGTCATCAGCGCGACCTGACTCTTGTTGACGTGCCGGCGGTACAGGTCGTGGACCTGGCCGGTGTCGAGGCCTTCGGCCTCGTCAAGGGTGTACAGCCTGGACATGGGGATCTCCTGAACGGACGGTGCGGGACAAGGTGAGGACGAGCAGCGAGACGGTGACCTCGACCAGTACGCAGATCAGCCGGCTGGCCACCGCCGCCATCCCGGCGGCCGACCACGGCAGCACGGTGGCGAGGGCGGTACTGATGGCGACCTCGCGAACGCCCCAGCCGTCAGGGGCGATGATCGAGAGGCTGCCGGCGACGGTCGCCAGGGCGAACGCCCCGATCGACACGGTCGCCGAGGAGCGGGCATCGGCGCCGAGGAGCACCGCCACGGCCCACAGGTGCAGGCCGGAGACCAGCCAGGACAGCAGGGCGAGACTGACCGCGAGCCGCATCCGGCCGGGCGGCACGGGGGTGACCGAGCGCTTCGCCAGCCGGGCGACGCGGGCGATCACCCGGTTGAGGATCTGCGGTCGGACCAGGCAGACGGCGAGACCGGCGACGGGTACGGCGATCCACCAGCCCGGCGCGGCGAGCAGCCCCACCAGCGCGCCGGAGAAGATCGTCAGGGCGATGCTGACCAGGTACGCGGTGACCATCTGCTCGGCCGGCACCCCCGACCGGCGGCCCAGGTCGACGTGGGTGACCACTCCCCACACCCGCCCGGGCAGATACTTGCCGAGCTGACCGAGGAAGAAGATGCGGCCGGCCGTGAGCCCACCGATGGGCACCAGCGCCCGCCACGCCAACATGCCGATCAGCAGGCCGGCCAGGTTCGCCGCGACGGCGGCCAGGCACAGCGGCAGCGCGTCCGGCCGGGCCAGAACGGCCAGGGCAGCCGGCCCGTCCCGGCGGAGCGCGAAGCCGAGCCCGGCCAGCGCGGCGAGGACGACCAGTGGGGTGAGCCATCGCCGGCGCAGCACGGTGCGCAGCACACCGACCGCGGCGCCCGCCAGCAGCGCGAGGTGGACGAGCAGGCTGACCCCGAGGAAGAACGGCACGAAGTGCGCGCCCTTGTAGCGGGCCACAAGGCGTAGCTGCCCCGGGTCGGCGAGCGCGAAGACGGCCAGCAGCAGGGCGGTCAGCGCGGCGACCGGCGGCCGGAGCACCGCGAACGGCGTCGACGCGATTGCCCCGGCGACGGCGAGGATGCCCAGCGGCCGGTTCGCGGTGAGACTCGCCCGGCCCTTGCGCCGCGCGCCGAAGACGGTCCGGGCCAGAAGCTGGGATCGGCGGAACTGCTCGGTGAGCAACGGACCCAGCCGGGACACCTCGTCGTGCGCGGCGACGATGCGCTCGGTCAGCAGGATCCGGGTGATCGGCGCCAACCGCTCGCTGTACTCCAGGTCCTCGGAGTCGCGCAGCGACTCGTCGAACGGGCCGGCAGCCTCGAAGACGGAACGCCGGATCGCGGCCTGGGCGAAGAACGCGGTCTGCCCGAGCCCGACGGCCCGCCGCCGCCACCAGTACGAGTGCAGCGTCCGGTACCACTCGACCGGCCCGTCGTCGATCAGCGGCTCGGGGGCGATCAGGCCGTGCACGCAGCCGATCTCGGGGTGCCGATCGAGGATGTCGACCGCGTTGGCGAGCGCGTCCGGGGCCAGCGCCTCGTCGGAGTCGAGGAAGAAGAGCACCTCGCCGGTGGCGGCGGCGGCACCGGCGTTGCGTGACACCGAGACCCCGCCGTTGACGGGGTTCTCGATCAGGCGGCACGGAAAGCCGCGGGCGATGTCGCGCGAGTCGTCAGTGCTGCGGTCGTCGACCACGATCACCTCGTCCGGGGGGTGGGTCTGCGCATAGACCGACTCCAGGCACCTCCGCAGGGTCCGGGCGTAGTTGTGGTTCGGGATGATCACCGAGACGGTGGGGCTCATGACGACAAGTTGACCGACCGCGGATGTCGAGGCGCTGTCGGCCGGGTCCGACCGGCGATAGCGGCGGTGCCGTTCCGATAGCCTCGCATGGTCCGCTGGCGCCTCGGCCCGGCGTGGCGTGAGCGGTGGGCCCGCACGGGTGCGGGCCGGCACGACGGGCACGGGGGTGGGCATGGAGACGTTCGCGTCAGCACCGACACCGACACCGACACCGACACGGGCGGGTCGCGGGTGGCGGGTGTGGCGGGCCGCGGCAGCGCTCTGGGTGGTGTTCGTGCTGGCGCACTGGGCGTTGAACGGTCGCTGGTGGCTGTGGCTGGTGCCCGCCGCGTTACCGCCGCTGCTGTTCGTCGTGGTGCCGCTGACGCTGGTCGTCGCGGCGGCGGCGGTCCGGCCCCGGCGGCGCTCCACCGCCGCTCTAGCCGTGCTCGGCCTGCTGCTCGGGCTCCCGTACGCCGGGCTCCGTCCCGTGCTCGCCGCCGAGCACGGGCACGGGGGCGTCCGGATCCTGTCGTGGAACACCGAGTTCTGGAGCCAGGACAAGGATCCGGACCGGTTCTACCGGTACCTGCACGAGCAGGACGCGGACGTCTACCTGCTGCAGGAGTATCTCGGCTGGGATCTGGCGCGGCCGTTCGACGGTCAGCGGCCGATCGATGATCTGGACCGGCTGCACGCGGAGTTCCCGAACTACACCGTCGTGCGGCGCGGCGAACTGGTGACGCTGTCCCGCCTACCGGTGGTCGCCCAACCGCCGGTGGCACCCGATCCGGCGGCGGCCGGCGATGCCACCACCGACTTCGACACGATTTTCGGCGAGGCGAAGACCCTGCGTACGGATCTGCACGTGGACGGCTCGGTGGTGTCGTTCTACAACGTCCACATCGCGGTGCAGCTCAAGTTGGTCGACCCGCTGTCGGCGGACTTCTGGCGTATGCCGCGGACGGCCGACGCGCAGCGGCGGCGGCAGTTGACCGGGTTGTGGGCCGACATCTCCGCCAACCCCCGGCCGGTGGTGCTGGCCGGAGACTTCAACACCAGTCCGGCCATGGCCGACCTCGACGGCGCACCGCGGCGACTGCGGGACGCCAACGACGAGCTGTATCCGGCCTCCTGGCCGGCCCGGCTGCCGCTGTGGCGGCTGGACTGGGCGTTCACCAGCGCGCCCCTGCGGGTGCGCGGCTATGACCTGCGGTCCCCCGACGGGCTGTCCGACCACCGGGCTCAGGTGGTCACCCTCGCCGCGCGACGGTGATGTCGACCGCGCGTCGCAGGGCGGCGTCGCGCTCGCCCGGCTCCTCCTCGGCCCTCAGCCGCTCACCGGCGAAAACCCGGGTCAGGTCGTGCAGCAGATACCGCGCCAACCCGTCCGGGGCAAGGTAAGCCTCGATCAGTCCCGCCTCGGTCAGCCGCTCCGCCGCCTCCTCGGCCTCGTCGGGTCCGACGTCGAGCAATGCGGCACACAGCGGCACGGTCACGTCCGGCAGCTCGACCAGGGCCAGCCGGCGCAGGAGCCGGCGGGCGATGACCGGCAGCCGCCGGTAGCTGAGCGCGAGCCCGGCCCGGATGCTTACTCCGCCGTGTTCCAGCTCGTCGAGACGCCGACCCTCCTCGCTGAGCCGGCGCACCATCCGAGACAACGGCCAGTGCCGGTGGATGGCGAGCCGCGCGCCGATGATCCGCACCGCCAACGGCATCTGCCCGGAGAGGGCGACGAGGCTGTGCGCGGCGGTGGGCTGGCTGCGTACCCGTTCGGCGCCGATGATCCGGCTCAGCATTGCGAGCGCCTCGTCGGCCGTGAGCGGCCCGACCTC is a window from the Micromonospora sp. DSM 45708 genome containing:
- a CDS encoding endonuclease/exonuclease/phosphatase family protein, encoding MWRAAAALWVVFVLAHWALNGRWWLWLVPAALPPLLFVVVPLTLVVAAAAVRPRRRSTAALAVLGLLLGLPYAGLRPVLAAEHGHGGVRILSWNTEFWSQDKDPDRFYRYLHEQDADVYLLQEYLGWDLARPFDGQRPIDDLDRLHAEFPNYTVVRRGELVTLSRLPVVAQPPVAPDPAAAGDATTDFDTIFGEAKTLRTDLHVDGSVVSFYNVHIAVQLKLVDPLSADFWRMPRTADAQRRRQLTGLWADISANPRPVVLAGDFNTSPAMADLDGAPRRLRDANDELYPASWPARLPLWRLDWAFTSAPLRVRGYDLRSPDGLSDHRAQVVTLAARR